A window of Deinococcus radiotolerans contains these coding sequences:
- a CDS encoding creatininase family protein, with translation MNWGMVEDLLTREDRCVLPLGCTEQHATLSLATDTLLAERVAREAADGSGVPVFPALPYGITPTFAAYPGTLSLRVGTYLNLLDDLLSGLHEQGFRRILIVNGHGGNTPGQGWLGEWLARHPDARVQWHNWWNAPRTWAAVQRVDPLASHASWMENFPWTRLDGVAAPEERKPMVDVAALRQLPPAKVREVLGDGNYGGLHRRPDREMQLIWQEAVAETRALLDSGWA, from the coding sequence ATGAACTGGGGCATGGTCGAGGACCTGCTGACCCGCGAGGACCGCTGCGTCCTCCCGCTGGGCTGCACCGAGCAGCACGCGACCCTCAGCCTCGCGACGGACACGCTGCTGGCCGAACGGGTCGCGCGTGAGGCCGCCGACGGCAGCGGCGTCCCGGTGTTCCCCGCCCTCCCCTACGGCATCACGCCCACGTTCGCGGCGTACCCGGGCACACTCAGCCTGCGCGTGGGCACGTACCTGAATCTGCTGGACGACCTGCTGAGCGGCCTGCACGAGCAGGGCTTCCGGCGCATCCTGATCGTGAACGGGCACGGCGGGAACACGCCGGGGCAGGGCTGGCTGGGCGAGTGGCTGGCCCGCCACCCGGACGCGCGCGTGCAGTGGCACAACTGGTGGAACGCCCCCCGCACCTGGGCCGCCGTGCAGCGCGTGGATCCCCTGGCCAGTCACGCCAGCTGGATGGAGAACTTCCCCTGGACCCGCCTGGACGGCGTCGCGGCCCCCGAGGAGCGTAAACCCATGGTGGACGTCGCCGCGCTGCGCCAGCTGCCCCCCGCGAAGGTGCGCGAGGTGCTGGGCGACGGGAATTACGGCGGCCTGCACCGCCGCCCGGACCGTGAGATGCAGCTCATCTGGCAGGAAGCCGTCGCCGAGACCCGCGCGCTGCTGGACAGCGGCTGGGCCTGA
- a CDS encoding aminotransferase class I/II-fold pyridoxal phosphate-dependent enzyme: protein MSDTPADTMHPEGWTYETTAVQSSIPRGLGQTIGFPIHAAAAFQFDTLEEAQLEFQQNTGLSYARLQNPTVRALEDRITTLEGGAATVAVASGQAATLTAILSVCRAGDHVVSASSLFGGTTGMLSNILPLMGITVTLVDNTPDAVRAAMQPNTRLVWAEMISNPAGDIADIRAFADIAHEHGALLAIDNTCGGVGFLCRPLEHGADIVSQSLTKWAGGHGSVLGGAVTVGTGHDLTHNPIFADGGEQSILKVRGDAALAWRQRWFGAHQLGMTLAPHSAFLIAQGLETLALRLERESATALALAQWLEAHPKVGKVSYPGLSSHPHHHLAQTYLCGGQGAVLTFEVPDPSAFLSRVRVLRIAPNLGDVRTLVVHPWTTTHGRVPEPARHAAGVTPTTIRMSVGVEALRDLQADIEQAL, encoded by the coding sequence ATGAGCGACACGCCCGCCGACACCATGCACCCCGAGGGGTGGACGTACGAAACGACTGCCGTGCAGAGCAGCATTCCGCGGGGGCTGGGGCAGACCATCGGCTTCCCGATCCACGCTGCGGCCGCGTTCCAGTTCGACACGCTGGAGGAGGCGCAACTGGAATTCCAGCAGAACACCGGCCTGAGTTACGCCCGGTTGCAGAATCCCACCGTGCGCGCGCTGGAGGACCGCATCACGACCCTGGAGGGCGGCGCAGCGACGGTGGCAGTGGCCAGCGGGCAGGCGGCGACCCTCACCGCGATTCTCAGCGTGTGCCGCGCCGGGGATCACGTCGTGTCGGCCAGCAGCCTGTTCGGCGGGACGACCGGGATGCTCAGCAACATCCTGCCGCTGATGGGCATCACGGTCACGCTGGTCGACAACACCCCGGACGCCGTCCGCGCCGCCATGCAGCCGAACACGCGGCTGGTGTGGGCGGAGATGATCAGCAACCCCGCCGGGGACATCGCGGACATCCGCGCGTTCGCGGATATCGCCCACGAGCACGGGGCGCTGCTGGCGATCGACAACACCTGCGGCGGCGTGGGCTTCCTGTGCCGACCGCTGGAGCATGGCGCGGACATCGTCAGCCAATCCCTCACGAAGTGGGCGGGCGGGCACGGCAGCGTCCTGGGCGGCGCCGTGACCGTCGGGACCGGGCATGACCTGACCCACAATCCCATCTTCGCGGATGGCGGCGAGCAGAGCATCCTCAAGGTGCGGGGCGACGCGGCCCTCGCTTGGCGACAGCGTTGGTTCGGCGCGCACCAGCTGGGCATGACCCTCGCGCCGCACAGCGCGTTCCTGATCGCGCAGGGCCTGGAGACCCTCGCGCTGCGCCTGGAGCGCGAGAGTGCCACCGCCCTCGCCCTGGCACAGTGGCTTGAGGCGCACCCAAAGGTCGGGAAGGTCAGCTACCCCGGCCTGAGCAGCCACCCGCACCATCACCTCGCGCAGACATACCTATGCGGCGGGCAGGGCGCCGTCCTGACCTTCGAGGTGCCAGACCCCAGCGCGTTCCTGTCGCGCGTGCGCGTGCTGCGGATCGCCCCGAACCTCGGGGACGTCCGCACGCTCGTCGTGCACCCCTGGACGACCACGCACGGCCGCGTGCCCGAACCAGCCCGCCACGCCGCCGGCGTCACGCCCACCACCATCCGCATGAGCGTCGGCGTGGAAGCCCTGCGCGACCTCCAGGCGGACATTGAACAGGCCCTGTAA
- a CDS encoding TM2 domain-containing protein has translation MTNPDDKQPAASSNAPSWVDEVLGGSSASPAAPSPKPAGADDLRIPDPAGSAPRPAAPSWVDEVAGSGAATQAAQPAGSAPAPSWVDAAAGTSSPTGSSPNSTPVSPAPAPSWVDQAAGTSSAAHTPQPQPQPAHHVPPAPVAPTVVPPPRPPADDDWVARATGGAKNPSIPQGPAPMPHAPSQSGNFDDLERQARQAINQFTQGVQSGDVAQKKLIAGLLGIFLGGLGVHKFYLGNTQPGVIMLAATIGGWILGIIGSFIIVGAVFFLVPFLVGLLGFIEGVMYLTKSDADFQREYIVGKKAWL, from the coding sequence ATGACCAACCCGGACGACAAGCAACCCGCCGCCTCCAGCAACGCGCCGTCGTGGGTGGACGAGGTCCTCGGCGGTTCCAGCGCCAGCCCGGCGGCACCCAGCCCCAAGCCCGCAGGGGCGGACGACCTGCGCATCCCGGACCCTGCGGGCAGCGCGCCTCGCCCCGCGGCGCCCTCCTGGGTGGACGAGGTGGCTGGCTCAGGCGCGGCCACCCAGGCCGCCCAGCCTGCTGGCAGTGCCCCGGCCCCCTCATGGGTGGACGCCGCTGCGGGCACGTCCAGCCCCACAGGCAGCAGCCCCAACAGCACGCCGGTCAGCCCGGCGCCTGCGCCGTCCTGGGTGGATCAGGCCGCCGGGACGAGCAGCGCCGCGCACACCCCGCAACCTCAGCCGCAGCCGGCGCATCACGTGCCACCCGCCCCGGTCGCCCCGACGGTCGTGCCCCCGCCGCGCCCCCCGGCGGACGACGACTGGGTGGCGCGCGCCACGGGCGGTGCGAAGAACCCCAGCATCCCGCAGGGCCCCGCCCCCATGCCCCACGCGCCCAGTCAGAGCGGAAACTTCGACGATCTGGAACGGCAGGCGCGGCAGGCCATCAACCAGTTCACGCAGGGCGTCCAGAGTGGTGACGTGGCGCAGAAGAAACTCATCGCGGGCCTGCTCGGCATCTTCCTGGGCGGCCTGGGCGTGCACAAGTTCTACCTGGGCAACACGCAGCCCGGCGTGATCATGCTGGCCGCCACGATCGGCGGCTGGATCCTGGGCATCATCGGGTCGTTCATCATTGTGGGCGCGGTGTTCTTCCTCGTGCCGTTCCTGGTGGGCCTGCTGGGCTTCATCGAGGGCGTCATGTACCTGACCAAGAGCGACGCGGACTTCCAGCGCGAGTACATCGTGGGGAAAAAAGCCTGGCTGTAA
- a CDS encoding class I SAM-dependent methyltransferase, which translates to MTGDRVRANEALFNAVADRYDAVGFLAQAARFVADAAGVQPGEAVLDVMTGTGAVAAEVVGRAGRVVGVDVSAGMLTQAQRRVPGAAFVRGDAASLPFPDGTFDVAVCAAGVFFLPDMPGGVREWARVVRPGGRVVVSSFGAGLLGPLPGLWRARLAWAGLKPGAPPLGRLPTPEALADVLRAAGLTDVQATLNPLTYTLPDVGARWADIRAGLEGVPLASLSPQEVAALEAAHRADLAPLFAGGALSVPVPVIVATGWVAFF; encoded by the coding sequence GTGACGGGAGACCGCGTGCGCGCGAACGAGGCGCTGTTCAACGCCGTCGCGGACCGGTATGACGCGGTGGGCTTCCTGGCGCAGGCGGCGCGGTTCGTGGCCGACGCGGCGGGTGTACAGCCGGGCGAGGCGGTGCTGGACGTGATGACCGGCACGGGCGCGGTGGCGGCAGAGGTCGTGGGCCGCGCGGGCCGGGTGGTGGGGGTGGACGTGTCGGCGGGCATGCTGACGCAGGCGCAGAGGCGGGTGCCGGGCGCGGCGTTCGTGCGGGGGGACGCGGCGTCGCTGCCCTTCCCGGACGGCACGTTTGACGTGGCGGTGTGCGCGGCGGGTGTGTTCTTCCTGCCGGACATGCCGGGCGGCGTACGCGAGTGGGCGCGGGTGGTGCGCCCCGGCGGGCGGGTGGTCGTGTCGTCGTTCGGGGCGGGCCTGCTGGGCCCACTGCCGGGGCTGTGGCGGGCGCGGCTGGCCTGGGCAGGCCTGAAGCCGGGCGCGCCGCCCCTGGGTCGCCTCCCCACCCCAGAGGCATTGGCGGACGTGCTGCGCGCGGCCGGTCTGACGGACGTGCAGGCCACGCTGAATCCACTGACGTACACTCTTCCGGACGTCGGGGCGCGCTGGGCCGACATCCGCGCGGGTCTGGAGGGGGTGCCGCTGGCGTCCCTGTCCCCGCAGGAGGTGGCGGCGCTGGAGGCCGCGCACCGCGCTGACCTTGCGCCTCTGTTCGCCGGGGGCGCGCTGTCCGTGCCGGTGCCCGTGATTGTCGCCACCGGTTGGGTCGCCTTCTTTTGA
- a CDS encoding AAA family ATPase, whose amino-acid sequence MTGRRYRHGLVVGKFAPLHRGHLRVLDEALARCERVSVWVYSRPDFPDMPSPLRRGWVRSLYPARLCPGLELLPDAPNPPLNEEPDATHRAYVRGVLDGWGVRPDAVFTSEAYGEAFAASLGAAHVCVDQARAAVPVSGSALRADVHGLRGFLEPLVYAHFVRRVVILGAESTGKSTLTRALAKDFGTAGVREYGRDVYERENGALTEAHFLEIARGHRALEDEAITSPGVHRWVFSDTDAATTLMWSHLLTGGALPELRALADECRSRYAHAFLCDTDLPHEQDGWRANTEVRAVQQAFIRQDLEARGVPFTLLRGSVPERVAQVRAVLEGA is encoded by the coding sequence GTGACGGGTCGGCGTTACCGGCACGGGCTGGTGGTGGGGAAGTTCGCGCCGCTGCACCGGGGGCACCTGAGGGTGCTGGACGAGGCGCTGGCGCGCTGCGAGCGGGTGAGCGTGTGGGTGTACTCCCGCCCGGACTTTCCGGATATGCCCAGCCCGCTGCGCCGGGGCTGGGTTCGGTCGCTGTACCCGGCGCGGCTCTGCCCGGGGCTGGAGCTGCTGCCGGACGCGCCGAATCCACCGCTGAACGAAGAGCCGGACGCCACCCACCGCGCTTACGTGCGGGGCGTGCTGGACGGCTGGGGCGTGCGGCCCGACGCGGTCTTCACGTCCGAGGCGTACGGCGAGGCGTTCGCGGCGTCGCTGGGCGCGGCGCACGTGTGCGTGGACCAGGCGCGGGCAGCGGTGCCGGTCAGCGGCTCGGCCCTGCGCGCGGACGTGCACGGCCTGCGCGGCTTTCTGGAGCCGCTGGTGTACGCGCATTTCGTCCGGCGGGTGGTGATCCTGGGTGCGGAGAGCACCGGTAAGAGCACCCTGACCCGCGCGCTGGCAAAGGACTTCGGGACGGCCGGGGTGCGTGAGTACGGCCGGGACGTGTACGAGCGGGAGAACGGCGCGCTGACAGAAGCGCACTTCCTGGAGATCGCGCGGGGGCACCGGGCGCTGGAGGACGAGGCGATCACCTCGCCCGGCGTGCACCGCTGGGTGTTCAGTGATACGGACGCCGCGACGACCCTGATGTGGTCTCACCTCCTGACGGGCGGGGCGCTGCCGGAGTTGCGGGCGCTGGCCGACGAGTGCCGGTCGCGGTACGCGCACGCCTTCCTGTGCGACACGGACCTGCCGCACGAGCAGGACGGCTGGCGGGCGAATACGGAGGTGCGCGCGGTGCAGCAGGCGTTCATCCGGCAGGATCTGGAGGCGCGGGGCGTGCCGTTCACGCTGCTGCGCGGCTCGGTCCCGGAGCGGGTGGCGCAGGTGCGCGCCGTGCTGGAGGGCGCGTGA
- a CDS encoding nicotinamide mononucleotide transporter family protein, producing the protein MNLFGLNVPPLLLDLSGGVCVLVSLYFLWSKRAVYWHWSNLSLLPYFLLFLSGGHWMLAGLQVTYLLFGIHGLYLWHLEARRARGEIRFNEPLWYGVTWVASLLIFAYTVAVTDFGAVWNWVQFAAVTLSLVANFGTTRRWAWSWPVWIAVNAVQAVFFWHTGYWVLFALQFVLAGMSVYGWREWRRDEAREVAFA; encoded by the coding sequence ATGAACCTGTTCGGACTGAATGTGCCGCCGCTGCTGCTGGACCTGTCGGGTGGGGTGTGCGTGCTCGTCAGCCTGTACTTCCTGTGGTCGAAGCGGGCGGTGTACTGGCACTGGTCGAACCTGTCGCTGCTGCCGTACTTCCTGCTGTTCCTCAGCGGTGGGCATTGGATGCTGGCGGGGTTGCAGGTCACGTACCTGCTGTTCGGCATTCACGGGCTGTACCTGTGGCACCTGGAGGCCCGGCGGGCGCGGGGGGAAATCCGCTTCAACGAGCCGCTGTGGTACGGGGTGACGTGGGTGGCGAGCCTGCTGATCTTCGCGTACACGGTGGCGGTGACGGATTTCGGCGCGGTGTGGAACTGGGTGCAGTTCGCGGCGGTGACGCTGTCACTGGTGGCGAATTTCGGCACGACGCGCCGCTGGGCGTGGTCGTGGCCGGTGTGGATCGCGGTGAACGCGGTGCAGGCGGTGTTCTTCTGGCATACGGGGTACTGGGTGCTGTTCGCGTTGCAGTTCGTGCTGGCAGGCATGAGCGTGTACGGCTGGCGCGAGTGGCGGCGGGACGAGGCGCGGGAGGTGGCGTTTGCCTGA
- a CDS encoding NADAR family protein yields MSRAAPAGNERPEIRFYETNRPFGEFSNFSRHPLKLDGVVWPTSEHYFQAQKFAGTPHAEEVRAQATPMLAARFGRRRDLPLRADWDAVKDDVMRAALRAKFTQHPALCQLLLDTGDAVLVEHTGNDSYWADGGDGSGRNRLGELLMDLRAALREDG; encoded by the coding sequence GTGAGCCGCGCGGCGCCTGCGGGCAACGAGCGGCCGGAGATCCGGTTTTATGAGACGAACCGGCCCTTCGGGGAGTTCAGCAACTTCAGTCGGCATCCCCTGAAGCTGGACGGGGTGGTCTGGCCGACCAGCGAGCATTACTTTCAAGCGCAGAAGTTCGCGGGCACACCGCACGCCGAGGAGGTGCGGGCGCAGGCGACGCCGATGCTGGCGGCGCGCTTCGGGCGCCGGCGTGATCTGCCCCTGCGGGCCGACTGGGACGCTGTGAAGGATGATGTGATGCGCGCCGCACTCCGGGCGAAGTTCACGCAGCACCCGGCGTTGTGTCAGCTGCTGCTGGACACGGGAGACGCGGTGCTCGTGGAACACACCGGGAACGATTCGTACTGGGCGGACGGCGGGGACGGCTCGGGCCGCAACCGCCTGGGGGAACTGCTGATGGACCTGCGCGCGGCCCTGCGGGAGGACGGATGA
- a CDS encoding GNAT family N-acetyltransferase: protein MSTLRPYQPGDRAACLHLFDANTPRYFLPEERRDFEGWLDGEEGPAEYLVIEEEGVVIACGGLWFSPDPARPAGFAWGMVHPDRQRQGLGRTLALARLDRLRALGIPHATLDTSQHTAPFYARLGFREVKRTPDGYGPGLHRVDMIADV, encoded by the coding sequence ATGTCCACCCTGCGCCCCTACCAGCCCGGCGACCGGGCCGCGTGCCTGCACCTGTTCGATGCGAACACGCCCCGCTACTTCCTGCCGGAAGAACGCCGCGACTTCGAAGGCTGGCTGGACGGCGAGGAAGGCCCCGCCGAGTACCTTGTCATCGAGGAAGAGGGGGTGGTCATTGCCTGCGGCGGCCTGTGGTTCAGCCCGGACCCCGCCCGACCCGCTGGGTTCGCGTGGGGCATGGTGCACCCGGACCGGCAGAGGCAGGGGCTGGGACGCACCCTAGCCCTGGCCCGCCTGGACCGCCTGCGCGCCCTGGGCATCCCGCACGCCACGCTGGACACCAGCCAGCACACCGCGCCGTTCTACGCCCGCCTGGGCTTCCGCGAAGTGAAGCGCACGCCCGACGGCTACGGCCCCGGCCTGCACCGTGTGGACATGATCGCCGACGTGTAA
- the bshB1 gene encoding bacillithiol biosynthesis deacetylase BshB1 has translation MSDAGLVFETIHGRVQPLEWLVLAPHPDDAEIGAGGTLIRLARAGRAVGILELSRGERGTQGSPQVRVAECARAAEIMGLAWRGQLGLPDGELRDTLEGAHALAAVLRAVRPRVLVVPHHRDRHPDHFGSYHLSKRAVHLAQLAKADLPGDPHRVSRVLLYQGNADITPNVLIDVADLQDVWAQSVLAHESQFSGAAISETVTPEIVERRRARMTYWGTMARVRYAEAFEAEDALLVDPLTL, from the coding sequence ATGAGTGACGCGGGACTGGTGTTCGAGACGATTCATGGGCGGGTGCAGCCGCTGGAGTGGCTGGTGCTGGCCCCGCACCCGGATGACGCGGAGATCGGCGCGGGCGGCACCCTGATCCGCCTGGCGCGGGCGGGTCGCGCGGTGGGCATCCTGGAACTGTCGCGCGGCGAGCGGGGCACGCAGGGTTCGCCGCAGGTACGCGTCGCGGAGTGCGCGCGGGCGGCCGAGATCATGGGCTTGGCGTGGCGGGGGCAGCTGGGCCTGCCGGACGGGGAGCTGCGGGACACGCTGGAGGGCGCGCACGCCCTGGCGGCGGTCCTGCGCGCCGTGCGGCCCCGGGTGCTGGTCGTCCCGCATCACCGCGACCGGCACCCGGATCACTTCGGGTCGTACCACCTGAGCAAGCGGGCGGTACATCTGGCGCAGCTGGCCAAGGCGGACCTGCCGGGCGACCCGCACCGCGTCTCCCGCGTGCTGCTGTACCAGGGGAACGCGGACATCACCCCGAACGTGCTGATCGACGTGGCGGACCTGCAGGACGTGTGGGCGCAGTCGGTGCTGGCGCACGAGAGTCAGTTCTCCGGCGCGGCCATCTCGGAGACGGTCACGCCGGAGATCGTGGAGCGCCGCCGCGCCCGCATGACGTACTGGGGCACCATGGCCCGCGTCCGCTACGCCGAGGCGTTCGAGGCCGAGGACGCACTGCTGGTGGACCCCTTGACGCTGTAG
- a CDS encoding ParA family protein, which translates to MAPHVLSFINLKGGVAKTTATVQLADTLAFMKQKRVLVIDLDPQTNATLALIGEDRWEQADDQGQTLAHLFLNLLRGDGTFTFDATQAIIRGVSNLNRVPPEMIDQLPESTRYGRVDLLPSSIRLIDVQDRMQDIAGRSHYSVGPMEAVKKFVAPAFSAYDYVLIDCPPNLGFVTQNGLEVSDHYLIPTIPDRLSTYGIPQIASRIAQIRRARDLRLRCLGVLITKYQSQSAQHRQGLQRLPDDLNRAFETTGEDTPPILTTVLPQTNASAEAMTSDRAPANYREKYGSGVVAGQAAYKYGLDLADEIEDLLGGQTRAPSPFSQWAQTMGGR; encoded by the coding sequence ATGGCCCCGCACGTCCTGAGTTTCATCAACCTCAAGGGTGGCGTCGCCAAGACCACGGCCACCGTCCAGCTGGCCGACACGCTGGCGTTCATGAAACAGAAGCGCGTGCTGGTCATCGACCTGGACCCGCAGACGAACGCCACCCTCGCCTTGATTGGCGAGGACCGCTGGGAGCAGGCCGACGACCAGGGGCAGACCCTCGCGCACCTGTTCCTTAACCTGCTGCGCGGCGACGGCACCTTCACCTTCGACGCCACGCAGGCCATCATCCGGGGCGTCAGCAACCTCAACCGCGTGCCGCCCGAGATGATCGACCAGCTGCCTGAAAGCACCCGCTACGGCCGCGTGGATCTCCTGCCCAGCTCCATCCGGTTGATTGACGTGCAGGACCGCATGCAGGACATCGCGGGCCGCTCGCACTACTCGGTCGGGCCCATGGAGGCCGTCAAGAAGTTCGTCGCGCCCGCCTTCAGCGCGTACGACTACGTCCTGATCGACTGCCCGCCCAACCTGGGCTTCGTCACGCAGAACGGCCTGGAAGTCAGCGACCACTACCTGATCCCCACCATCCCCGACCGCCTGAGCACCTACGGCATCCCGCAGATCGCGTCCCGCATCGCGCAGATCCGCCGCGCCCGCGACCTGCGCCTGCGCTGCCTGGGCGTCCTGATCACCAAGTACCAGAGTCAGAGTGCCCAGCACCGCCAGGGCCTCCAGCGCCTCCCGGACGACCTGAACCGCGCCTTCGAGACAACCGGCGAGGACACCCCGCCCATCCTCACCACCGTCCTGCCGCAGACGAACGCCAGCGCCGAAGCCATGACCAGCGACCGCGCCCCCGCCAACTACCGCGAGAAGTACGGCAGCGGCGTCGTCGCCGGACAGGCCGCCTACAAGTACGGCCTCGACCTCGCCGACGAGATTGAGGACCTCCTGGGCGGCCAGACCCGCGCCCCCAGTCCCTTCAGCCAGTGGGCGCAGACCATGGGCGGGCGCTGA
- a CDS encoding peroxiredoxin, which translates to MSLVGQPAPDFTLPASTGEQITLSSYRDQKHVVLVFYPLDFSPVCSMQLPEYSGRQDDFADAGAVVLGVNRDSVHAHKAWAAEYGIEVPLLADMTLAVARAYGVAIDERGISGRAVFLIDRSGVVRYQHVEETTGAYTVRPEAVLAKLREL; encoded by the coding sequence ATGAGCCTCGTCGGACAGCCCGCGCCCGATTTCACCCTGCCCGCCTCCACGGGCGAGCAGATCACCCTGAGCAGCTACCGCGACCAGAAGCACGTGGTGCTGGTGTTCTACCCGCTGGACTTCAGCCCGGTGTGCTCCATGCAGCTGCCCGAGTACAGCGGCCGCCAGGATGACTTCGCGGACGCGGGCGCCGTGGTCCTGGGCGTGAACCGCGACAGCGTGCACGCCCACAAGGCCTGGGCCGCCGAGTACGGCATCGAGGTGCCCCTGCTGGCCGACATGACCCTGGCTGTGGCCCGCGCGTACGGCGTGGCCATCGACGAGCGCGGCATCAGCGGCCGCGCCGTGTTCCTGATCGACCGTTCAGGCGTCGTGCGCTACCAGCACGTCGAGGAGACGACCGGCGCGTACACCGTGCGCCCCGAAGCGGTCCTGGCCAAACTGCGCGAACTCTGA
- a CDS encoding acyl-ACP desaturase: MADVMPPNMLQERPQTPAGLLSNREKDRLIERGFLGLYRWYTARSQETRNWNPDRSFDWRSLNKNLPPEVITVLEGFFAVEQYAPDFTSNLVHLVRRSHGRSHFQLRWGSEEEKHADAWENAVLFSGQRSPEWVEEYKDRLKSQTWELPFPDAIHNLVYTVFQERATQLNYLNMMKIAQGKSDKPHLKGVSDPVLARVAQTIAVDEAAHYNFFLEGVRMYLYYYPEQTLSAIKNVITQFSMPAAQLVPNWEHFFETVYRAGIYGPRDFQRDVMQVAFRNLGIESRKALEEGIRKTREVPDFDGGNFKTTAIWDTFDYGAVEGDVRRLHVKIQDYEKEIGFDAIDPTEFIENPEVPRTGSSAADD, from the coding sequence ATGGCCGATGTGATGCCCCCCAACATGCTTCAGGAGCGCCCCCAAACCCCCGCCGGGCTGCTCAGCAACCGAGAGAAGGACCGCCTGATTGAACGCGGTTTCCTGGGCCTGTACCGCTGGTACACCGCCCGCAGCCAGGAGACCCGCAACTGGAACCCGGACCGCAGCTTCGACTGGCGCAGCCTGAACAAGAACCTGCCGCCCGAGGTGATCACTGTCCTCGAAGGTTTCTTCGCCGTCGAGCAGTACGCGCCGGACTTCACGAGCAACCTCGTGCACCTCGTGCGCCGCAGCCACGGCCGCTCGCACTTCCAGCTCCGTTGGGGCAGCGAGGAGGAAAAACACGCTGACGCCTGGGAGAACGCCGTGCTGTTCAGCGGCCAGCGCAGCCCCGAGTGGGTCGAGGAGTACAAGGACCGCCTGAAATCCCAGACGTGGGAACTGCCGTTCCCCGACGCGATCCACAACCTCGTGTACACCGTGTTCCAGGAGCGCGCCACGCAGCTGAACTACCTGAACATGATGAAAATCGCGCAGGGCAAGAGCGACAAGCCGCACCTGAAGGGCGTGTCGGACCCCGTGCTGGCGCGCGTGGCGCAGACCATCGCGGTGGACGAGGCCGCGCACTACAACTTCTTCCTGGAAGGCGTGCGCATGTACCTGTACTACTACCCCGAGCAGACCCTGAGCGCCATCAAGAACGTGATCACTCAGTTCAGCATGCCCGCCGCGCAGCTCGTGCCGAACTGGGAGCACTTCTTCGAGACGGTGTACCGCGCCGGGATCTACGGCCCGCGCGACTTCCAGCGCGACGTGATGCAGGTCGCCTTCCGCAACCTCGGCATCGAGAGCCGCAAGGCGCTGGAAGAGGGCATCCGCAAGACGCGCGAGGTGCCGGACTTCGACGGTGGGAACTTCAAGACGACCGCCATCTGGGACACCTTCGACTACGGCGCCGTGGAGGGCGACGTGCGCCGCCTGCACGTGAAGATCCAGGACTACGAGAAGGAGATCGGCTTCGACGCGATCGACCCGACCGAGTTCATCGAGAACCCCGAAGTGCCCCGTACGGGGTCCAGCGCCGCTGACGACTGA
- a CDS encoding polysaccharide deacetylase family protein: MTTPTFNPALTALGFSPGDRVVIFHADDLGMCEATVSGCADLFRAGTLGSASVMTPCAWAPAAAELARDLPGADLGVHLTLNSEWRTYRWAPISTCDPASGLIDAQGFMHAGVEAVQAHADPVAARAELDAQVSRALDWGIEVSHLDAHMGAAAHPKFLQACLDAALPRGIVPMLPRLDEAGWSSHGLGEAEAAQMAAVTRALEARGVPLVDHLVMLPLHVGGDHLPLIEEILTGLPVGLTHFILHPARDTPELRAICGDWAGRVANHAAFLSPDFAPMLARSGVHTTTYRALRGALRTPGAQT; encoded by the coding sequence ATGACCACCCCCACCTTCAACCCCGCCCTGACCGCCCTGGGGTTCAGTCCCGGCGACCGGGTCGTGATCTTCCACGCCGACGACCTGGGCATGTGCGAGGCGACCGTCAGCGGCTGCGCCGACCTGTTCCGCGCGGGCACACTGGGCAGCGCGTCCGTCATGACGCCCTGCGCGTGGGCGCCCGCTGCGGCCGAACTGGCCCGCGACCTGCCCGGCGCGGACCTGGGCGTGCACCTGACCCTGAACAGCGAGTGGCGCACCTACCGCTGGGCGCCCATCAGCACCTGCGATCCCGCCAGCGGCCTGATCGACGCGCAGGGCTTCATGCACGCCGGCGTGGAGGCCGTGCAGGCCCACGCCGACCCGGTTGCCGCGCGCGCGGAACTGGACGCGCAGGTGAGCCGCGCCCTGGACTGGGGCATCGAGGTCTCGCACCTGGACGCGCACATGGGCGCCGCCGCGCACCCCAAGTTCCTCCAGGCGTGCCTGGACGCCGCCCTGCCCCGCGGGATCGTGCCGATGCTTCCGCGCCTGGATGAGGCCGGGTGGAGCTCGCACGGCCTGGGTGAAGCCGAGGCCGCGCAGATGGCCGCCGTGACCCGCGCGCTCGAGGCGCGGGGCGTGCCGCTCGTGGATCACCTGGTTATGCTGCCCCTGCACGTGGGCGGCGACCACCTGCCGCTGATCGAGGAGATCCTCACGGGCCTCCCGGTGGGCCTGACGCACTTCATCCTGCACCCCGCGCGGGACACGCCCGAACTGCGCGCCATCTGCGGCGACTGGGCAGGCCGCGTGGCGAACCACGCCGCGTTCCTGTCCCCGGACTTCGCGCCCATGCTCGCGCGCAGCGGCGTACACACCACCACCTACCGCGCCCTGCGCGGCGCGCTGCGCACCCCCGGAGCTCAGACATGA